A stretch of DNA from Peromyscus maniculatus bairdii isolate BWxNUB_F1_BW_parent chromosome 7, HU_Pman_BW_mat_3.1, whole genome shotgun sequence:
GTTGGTCTGTAGCCTTGACTCCCAGGCCACAGGCTGGGAAGGATGGGAAGTCCAGTTCCCCTGGGCAAGGCGCTGGTGAGGTGGCTGAGGAGACTGGAGGTCCCGGACACAGCTATTCCTTGCCTGAGATGTCAGGAAACTGTCACCAGAGGAGCCAAGAACCTAAAGCTTGGGGCCGGGGTGTGGGCTGAAGAAGGGCAACTCAAAGGCTTTCGGAGTCATTTGAGGCACAGgttctcaagtttgaggccaccctgggcagcATGGTGAGACAGACCAGCAACCCCTCACCTCCACCCAACCTACAAGCAGTCACAGCCACCATTACAGCCACGtctgcagccacacacacacacgtctcctCATTCACATCCACTCCACACACAGGGGGAGGGCTGTCACGGTCCTGGACCTACACCCTGGAATGTCTCTGGACTGGTACCCAAGTCGGGACTGCTGAGGGGGCAGGTCCTTGATATTGCTACTGATTGGCTGCCTCGCAGGCGTCTATCCAATCGCTGTACACATCCACTGGCTCTGACAGATCTGAAACACGGGTCAAGGATGATTTGTGGCCATGAAGCCCGCCCCCTCCTGAGCACATTTCTGCTCTGACAGGTCCAATCAGACCCCTGCCTGCCCTGGGCCTTGCACTTAGTGTTACGTCAGTAGACAAGGTCCATTCccccaggtggcagtggctcCAGAACTGGCCATGGGGCCAGAGCAGCAGGAGTGAGGACAGTTCCGTGTCTTTGGTTACCAGCCCTTGAGCAGGTCAGGACAGCCCGACTCCCACCCACTTCCCCCATTCTCCGGGGAGCAGATGACTTTCTAAGGATACATGTGATGGGCGTCTGGAATTCCTCTAGGCACACGGTACAGGAGATGACTCCAGTGTTGCGAGCTCGGTCCCTGCATGGCAAGGTGGAAGGATGCATGAGAAACACACCCTGAGCCTGTCCTGTGGGGGCAACCCTGCCAGCAGGAAGGCCCGGGGGAACAAGGTGGGACAGAGGCCTGGAGGCCACGGCGGTAGGCTGGCCCACCCTAACCACCCACTTACATTTTCACGTCACAGGACTTCTCATGGTTGCAGAAGGGGCAAGTGAACTGGGTCTCCAGGGTACCTGTCATCTTCTTCTTGGGGGGTGGCTTCCGTTTAGACTTCCTTCGTCCCATGGCTACAGGGGGATGAAACCTGCGGGGCAGAGGAGGACAGGGGTCAGAAGCTGGTGGAAGCCGGCCACTCTCTACCTCCATTCTCTGGAGGCAGGCTGGAGGACCAGCAGTGGCCTGTGGAGAAAGGAAGATGTACACTAGGACATGCAGGCTTCTACCCGAGGAACCCAGGCTCCTGACCTTAGGCACAGCCGTCCGTCCCTGTGTACACTCTGGGCTGAGAACAGCCTTTAACCTTGGTTTCTCAACTTACTGTGTGACTCTAGGTAGGTCACTTAAGATCTCTGTGCTCAGAAGGTAGGGGTGGATGGCCGACTGCAGAAAAAACAGGA
This window harbors:
- the Elof1 gene encoding transcription elongation factor 1 homolog, with the protein product MGRRKSKRKPPPKKKMTGTLETQFTCPFCNHEKSCDVKMDRARNTGVISCTVCLEEFQTPITYLSEPVDVYSDWIDACEAANQ